One Kaistella polysaccharea DNA segment encodes these proteins:
- the folE gene encoding GTP cyclohydrolase I FolE — protein MDQDIDFDDDLFTGKEHTPLRDDAFEKLPAEKIEIIQKHFHQIMETLGMDMTDDSLKDSPKRVAKMYVNEIFGGLLPENKPRISTFSNKYKYRQMLVEKDITVYSFCEHHFLPIIGRAHVAYISNGEVIGLSKINRIVDYYAKRPQVQERLTMQIVDALKDALGTKDVACIIEAKHLCVNCRGIKDTASSTTTAELSGLFRTNPISRQEFLHYVGSRAKLD, from the coding sequence ATGGATCAAGATATCGACTTTGATGATGACTTATTTACCGGAAAAGAACATACTCCTTTAAGAGATGATGCTTTTGAAAAATTACCAGCCGAAAAAATTGAAATTATCCAGAAACATTTCCATCAGATTATGGAAACTTTAGGAATGGATATGACTGATGATTCGCTAAAAGATTCTCCGAAACGCGTTGCGAAAATGTACGTTAATGAAATTTTCGGGGGATTGCTTCCGGAAAATAAACCGCGTATTTCTACTTTTTCTAATAAATATAAATACCGCCAAATGTTGGTTGAAAAAGACATTACGGTATATTCTTTCTGCGAACATCATTTCTTGCCGATTATCGGTCGGGCTCATGTTGCCTATATTTCGAATGGCGAAGTCATCGGACTTTCCAAGATAAACAGAATCGTAGATTATTATGCCAAGCGACCGCAAGTTCAGGAAAGGCTAACCATGCAAATTGTAGATGCCCTAAAGGATGCATTGGGAACCAAAGATGTTGCCTGCATTATCGAAGCGAAACACTTGTGCGTAAACTGTCGTGGTATAAAAGATACAGCGAGTTCTACAACGACTGCAGAACTTAGTGGACTTTTCAGAACCAATCCCATCAGCAGACAGGAATTCCTGCATTATGTAGGAAGTCGTGCGAAATTGGACTAA